The window gtccaaatcacaacttggacgtccatttcgaaaatgcccctccatgtgtctttataaaatagcacaaatTAGGCACCACTTATACAATTACCCTCAATGTGGCTGTAGACAACAAACCCATAAAGACAGTTGCGGAGTATTTCAAGTCATCAGAATAATGCATCATAACTTCAAAAGAGACAATACTTTCTCCCATATTTTTCTCTTCAAGGATCCTGTCACCTCTTTACTCCTCAGGCTATAGATCAGGGGGTTTAACATTGGGTTAATTGAGCAATAAAACACAGCAAAAACTCTCTCGTCCACATAGCCCCCACTTGGTTGTAAATAGACGAGCATGGTAGTCCCATAGAATAAGGTAACAGCAGTGAGGTGAGAGGCGCAAGTTGAGAAAGCCTTACTTCTCCCGGCTTTGGAGTTCATTCTCAGCACGGTGGATACAATGTAAATGTAAGAGGAGAGAATGATCAGGAACGGGATGAGTAGGAAAAGCACGGAGGCTGTCAGTCGGACTATGTCATTCAAATAAGTGTCGGTGCAAGACAACCTCAAGATGGGTGGAATGTCACAGAAGAAGTGATGGATCTCGTTAGACTTGCAGAAAGGTAAACTGAATAAAAAAGTGACCTGTCCAAACTGCAAGACAATGCACGTAATCCAGGACCCTACGGCCATATAAACACACCTTATGTTGCTCATAACAGTGGAGTAATGCAGGGGTTTACAGATTGCGACATAGCGATCGTAGGCCATAATGCCAAGAAGCATACACTCCTCACAgccaagaaaaaagaagaaatacaTTTGCAAGGCACACCCCAGGAATGAGATGCTTCTGTCCTCAGACAAGATGGTCACCAGCGTTTTGGGGACAGTGACTGTGGTGAAACAGATCTCTAAGAAGGACAAATTCCTGAGGAAGAAATACATAGGTGTGTGGAGGACGGGGTCTATTGTAAGGATGCTAAAGACAAGCAGGTTTCCCAATACAGCAAGGATGTAAAACAAAAGCAACAGCACAAAGAGAAACTTCTGTGCATGTGAAGACAGGTCCGAGAATCCCAGAAGGATAAATTCACTCATCAGGGTCTGATTTTGCAGGACCATTTCTTCAATGTTTAATCTGAAATGTATAGAGATGTCAGAGATGATTAACACATTTCTCAACCTGTGTAGGGACCTAGTAGCCATTTTGCTTCAggataaacaggggggggggttataactTGGATATCTTTAATTAAACCAGCATAAAACGTTTTAGTGTGTATTGTACTTAATGGAGGGAATGTTGCATGTCATTGAGGTATGCGGTCTGCTC is drawn from Microcaecilia unicolor chromosome 14, aMicUni1.1, whole genome shotgun sequence and contains these coding sequences:
- the LOC115457945 gene encoding olfactory receptor 10A7-like, whose protein sequence is MVLQNQTLMSEFILLGFSDLSSHAQKFLFVLLLLFYILAVLGNLLVFSILTIDPVLHTPMYFFLRNLSFLEICFTTVTVPKTLVTILSEDRSISFLGCALQMYFFFFLGCEECMLLGIMAYDRYVAICKPLHYSTVMSNIRCVYMAVGSWITCIVLQFGQVTFLFSLPFCKSNEIHHFFCDIPPILRLSCTDTYLNDIVRLTASVLFLLIPFLIILSSYIYIVSTVLRMNSKAGRSKAFSTCASHLTAVTLFYGTTMLVYLQPSGGYVDERVFAVFYCSINPMLNPLIYSLRSKEVTGSLKRKIWEKVLSLLKL